In one Modestobacter sp. L9-4 genomic region, the following are encoded:
- a CDS encoding metallophosphoesterase, translating to MGRVAVIGDIGGHLAQLSRALRRLGADPGTLRLPADLQVVQVGDLVHRGPDSAGVVALVDRLLADQPGQWHQLAGNHEGQYVDVPAFDWPETVPAGAQETMRRWWATGAMRVAAAVTLGDGEQVLVSHAGLTSGLHRCLGRPRTADDAAAALNGLRGTHPAVLWRAGAMLGGGPPDLTAGPMWAEAGAELAASWVADEVLGVRMPFTQVHGHSSVVGHERGEPVLRAPELRDRIQLQRDDRHVAVSVAGELLIGVDPGFGRTAHSRWAPLVFADATVTG from the coding sequence GTGGGACGAGTGGCGGTCATCGGTGACATCGGCGGGCACCTCGCGCAGCTGAGCCGGGCGCTGCGGCGGCTGGGTGCCGACCCGGGCACGCTCCGCCTGCCGGCCGACCTGCAGGTCGTGCAGGTCGGCGACCTCGTCCACCGCGGCCCGGACTCCGCCGGTGTGGTGGCACTGGTCGACCGGCTGCTGGCCGACCAGCCCGGGCAGTGGCACCAGCTGGCCGGCAACCACGAGGGCCAGTACGTGGACGTGCCCGCCTTCGACTGGCCGGAGACGGTCCCCGCCGGGGCGCAGGAGACGATGCGCCGCTGGTGGGCGACCGGCGCGATGCGGGTCGCCGCGGCGGTCACCCTCGGCGACGGGGAGCAGGTGCTGGTCAGCCACGCCGGGCTGACGTCGGGGTTGCACCGCTGCCTCGGCCGCCCCCGGACCGCCGACGACGCCGCCGCCGCGCTGAACGGGCTGCGCGGGACCCACCCGGCGGTGCTGTGGCGGGCCGGCGCGATGCTCGGCGGCGGCCCGCCCGACCTCACGGCCGGCCCGATGTGGGCCGAGGCCGGCGCCGAGCTCGCCGCGTCCTGGGTCGCCGACGAGGTGCTGGGCGTGCGGATGCCCTTCACCCAGGTGCACGGCCACTCCAGCGTGGTCGGCCACGAGCGCGGCGAGCCGGTGCTGCGCGCGCCCGAGCTGCGCGACCGGATCCAGCTGCAGCGGGACGACCGGCACGTCGCGGTCAGCGTGGCCGGCGAGCTGCTGATCGGCGTCGACCCCGGCTTCGGCCGCACCGCGCACTCACGCTGGGCACCGCTGGTGTTCGCCGACGCCACCGTCACCGGCTGA
- the arr gene encoding NAD(+)--rifampin ADP-ribosyltransferase, whose translation MSRTPADGPFFHGTRADLRVGDLLTPGFRSNYRPDVVMNHVYFTALRDGAGLAAELAVELAGGGDPRVYEVEPTGPFEDDPNVTDKKFPGNPTRSYRSSAPLRVVGEVTDWTRLTPGALQLWRDRLSALRSGEIIN comes from the coding sequence ATGAGCCGGACGCCGGCCGACGGGCCGTTCTTCCACGGGACCAGGGCCGACCTCCGGGTCGGTGACCTCCTGACGCCCGGCTTCCGGTCCAACTACCGCCCCGACGTCGTGATGAACCACGTCTACTTCACCGCGCTCCGGGACGGCGCCGGCCTCGCGGCGGAACTGGCCGTGGAGCTCGCCGGTGGCGGCGACCCGCGCGTCTACGAGGTCGAGCCGACCGGGCCGTTCGAGGACGACCCGAACGTGACCGACAAGAAGTTCCCCGGCAACCCCACCCGGTCCTACCGCAGCAGCGCACCGCTGCGGGTCGTCGGGGAGGTCACCGACTGGACCAGGCTGACCCCGGGGGCGCTGCAGCTGTGGCGGGACCGCCTGTCCGCGCTCCGCTCCGGCGAGATCATCAACTGA
- a CDS encoding vitamin B12-dependent ribonucleotide reductase, which yields MTETADRLSPSRNRRTAGKTPTRGKGLKVKRVFTTAGVHPYDEVVWERRDVVMTNWRDGSINFEQRGVEFPSEWSINATNIVTTKYFRGAVGSPQRETSLRQLIDRVVLTYGAAGREHGYFATDEDAEVFEHELTWMLMHQVFSFNSPVWFNVGTASPQQVSACFILAVDDTMDSILNWYREEGLIFKGGSGAGLNLSRIRSSKELLSSGGTASGPVSFMRGADASAGTIKSGGATRRAAKMVVLDIDHPDIEEFIETKAREEDKIRALRDAGYDMDLGGKDITSVQYQNANNSVRVNDEFMRAVESGSEFGLRAREDNRVIETVDARELFGKVTQAAWECADPGIQYDDTINDWHTNPETGRINASNPCSEYMSLDNSSCNLASLNLMKFLKDDGTFDSKNFVKSVELIITAMDISICFADFPTAPIGETTRAYRQLGIGYANLGAMLMATGHAYDSRGGQSLAAAITSLMTGTAYRRSAELAGIVGAYDGFARNADAHTRVMRKHAAANDAIRPVGADDADVLKVATTQWQEGLAIGAENGWRNAQASVLAPTGTIGFMMDCDTTGIEPDFSLVKFKKLVGGGSMQIVNQTVPRALTSLGYQDEQVEAIVEYIAEHGHVVDAPSLRPEHYAVFDCAMGERAISPMGHVRMMAAVQPFISGAISKTVNMPESATVEEVADIYFQGWKMGIKALAIYRDNCKVGQPLSGGKGKNDGTKDEVAVAEVAPAATALAHPVRKRLPKKRTSVTTSFSVAGAEGYMTAGMYEDGSLGEVFLKLGKQGSTLAGVMDAFSIGISLALQHGVPLETYIQKFTNMRFEPAGMTDDPDIRIAQSVMDYIFRRLALDHLPAETRAGLGIFSAEERAEQVAGSYGTSASTPEVSEDDVDLEALRGSAPTETHAEAPAKAEAPVVKESPKKAIKEAHSSAELLELVTGTATDAPLCMTCGTKMRPAGSCYVCEGCGSTSGCS from the coding sequence TTGACCGAGACAGCCGACCGCCTCTCTCCCAGCCGGAACCGCCGCACCGCGGGCAAGACCCCCACCCGGGGGAAGGGCCTGAAGGTCAAGCGGGTCTTCACCACCGCTGGGGTGCACCCCTACGACGAGGTCGTGTGGGAGCGCCGCGACGTCGTCATGACCAACTGGCGGGACGGCTCGATCAACTTCGAGCAGCGCGGGGTCGAGTTCCCCTCCGAGTGGAGCATCAACGCCACCAACATCGTCACCACGAAGTACTTCCGTGGCGCCGTCGGCAGCCCGCAGCGCGAGACCAGCCTGCGCCAGCTCATCGACCGGGTCGTGCTGACCTACGGTGCGGCCGGCCGCGAGCACGGGTACTTCGCCACCGACGAGGACGCCGAGGTCTTCGAGCACGAGCTGACCTGGATGCTCATGCACCAGGTGTTCAGCTTCAACTCCCCGGTCTGGTTCAACGTCGGCACCGCCTCGCCGCAGCAGGTCAGCGCCTGCTTCATCCTGGCCGTCGACGACACGATGGACTCGATCCTCAACTGGTACCGCGAGGAGGGCCTGATCTTCAAGGGCGGCTCCGGTGCCGGCCTGAACCTCTCCCGCATCCGCTCCTCCAAGGAGCTGCTGTCCTCCGGTGGCACCGCGTCGGGCCCGGTCTCCTTCATGCGCGGCGCCGACGCCTCCGCCGGCACCATCAAGTCCGGTGGCGCCACCCGCCGCGCGGCGAAGATGGTCGTCCTCGACATCGACCACCCCGACATCGAGGAGTTCATCGAGACCAAGGCGCGCGAGGAGGACAAGATCCGCGCGCTGCGGGACGCCGGGTACGACATGGACCTCGGCGGCAAGGACATCACCAGCGTCCAGTACCAGAACGCCAACAACTCCGTCCGCGTCAACGACGAGTTCATGCGCGCGGTCGAGAGCGGCTCGGAGTTCGGGCTGCGGGCCCGCGAGGACAACCGGGTCATCGAGACCGTCGACGCCCGCGAGCTGTTCGGCAAGGTCACTCAGGCCGCCTGGGAGTGCGCCGACCCGGGCATCCAGTACGACGACACGATCAACGACTGGCACACCAACCCCGAGACGGGGCGGATCAACGCCTCGAACCCGTGCTCGGAGTACATGAGCCTGGACAACAGCTCGTGCAACCTGGCGTCGCTGAACCTCATGAAGTTCCTCAAGGACGACGGCACCTTCGACTCCAAGAACTTCGTGAAGTCCGTCGAGCTGATCATCACCGCGATGGACATCTCGATCTGCTTCGCCGACTTCCCGACCGCCCCGATCGGTGAGACCACGCGGGCCTACCGCCAGCTGGGCATCGGCTACGCCAACCTCGGCGCGATGCTGATGGCCACCGGCCACGCCTACGACTCCCGCGGTGGCCAGTCGCTCGCCGCAGCGATCACGTCGCTGATGACCGGCACCGCCTACCGCCGCTCGGCCGAGCTGGCCGGCATCGTCGGCGCCTACGACGGCTTCGCCCGCAACGCCGACGCCCACACCCGGGTCATGCGCAAGCACGCCGCGGCCAACGACGCGATCCGCCCGGTCGGCGCCGACGACGCCGACGTGCTCAAGGTCGCCACGACCCAGTGGCAGGAGGGCCTGGCCATCGGCGCGGAGAACGGCTGGCGCAACGCGCAGGCCTCCGTGCTGGCCCCCACCGGCACCATCGGCTTCATGATGGACTGCGACACGACCGGCATCGAGCCGGACTTCTCGCTGGTCAAGTTCAAGAAGCTGGTCGGCGGCGGCTCCATGCAGATCGTCAACCAGACGGTGCCGCGGGCGCTGACGAGCCTGGGCTACCAGGACGAGCAGGTCGAGGCGATCGTCGAGTACATCGCCGAGCACGGCCACGTCGTCGACGCCCCGAGCCTGCGCCCGGAGCACTACGCGGTCTTCGACTGCGCGATGGGCGAGCGCGCCATCTCCCCGATGGGCCACGTCCGCATGATGGCCGCGGTCCAGCCGTTCATCTCCGGCGCGATCAGCAAGACGGTCAACATGCCCGAGTCGGCCACGGTCGAAGAGGTCGCCGACATCTACTTCCAGGGCTGGAAGATGGGCATCAAGGCCCTCGCCATCTACCGCGACAACTGCAAGGTCGGCCAGCCGCTGTCCGGTGGCAAGGGCAAGAACGACGGCACCAAGGACGAGGTCGCCGTGGCCGAGGTCGCCCCGGCGGCCACCGCCCTGGCCCACCCGGTGCGCAAGCGCCTGCCGAAGAAGCGCACCAGCGTCACCACGTCCTTCAGCGTCGCCGGCGCCGAGGGCTACATGACCGCCGGCATGTACGAGGACGGCAGCCTCGGTGAGGTCTTCCTCAAGCTGGGCAAGCAGGGCTCGACCCTGGCCGGCGTGATGGACGCCTTCTCGATCGGGATCTCCCTGGCCCTGCAGCACGGGGTGCCGCTGGAGACCTACATCCAGAAGTTCACCAACATGCGCTTCGAGCCCGCCGGCATGACCGACGACCCGGACATCCGGATCGCCCAGTCGGTCATGGACTACATCTTCCGTCGCCTGGCGCTGGACCACCTGCCCGCCGAGACCCGCGCCGGGCTGGGGATCTTCTCCGCCGAGGAGCGGGCCGAGCAGGTCGCCGGCTCCTACGGCACCTCGGCCTCGACCCCCGAGGTCAGCGAGGACGACGTCGACCTGGAGGCCCTGCGGGGTTCCGCGCCGACCGAGACCCACGCCGAGGCCCCGGCCAAGGCCGAGGCACCGGTGGTGAAGGAGTCCCCCAAGAAGGCGATCAAGGAGGCCCACTCCTCCGCCGAGCTGCTCGAGCTGGTCACCGGCACCGCCACCGACGCGCCGCTGTGCATGACCTGCGGCACGAAGATGCGCCCCGCCGGCAGCTGCTACGTCTGCGAGGGCTGCGGCTCCACCAGCGGCTGCAGCTGA
- the nrdR gene encoding transcriptional regulator NrdR, with the protein MRCPFCHSPDSRVVDSRETDEGASTRRRRSCPVCGRRFTTVEEPVLAVVKRSGVSEPFDRNKVIAGVRRACQGRPVDEGQLAVLAAKVEDAVRATGSAEVPSNEVGLAILGPLRYLDEVAYLRFASVYRSFSSAADFEKEIAELKRLRPDVADNGPPAGPDGAAAGAPTG; encoded by the coding sequence GTGCGCTGCCCCTTCTGCCACAGCCCCGACAGCCGGGTCGTCGACTCGCGGGAGACCGACGAGGGCGCCAGCACGCGCCGCCGCCGGTCCTGCCCGGTGTGCGGGCGGCGCTTCACCACGGTGGAGGAGCCGGTGCTCGCCGTCGTCAAGCGCAGCGGCGTCAGCGAGCCCTTCGACCGCAACAAGGTCATCGCCGGTGTGCGCCGGGCCTGCCAGGGGCGCCCGGTCGACGAGGGCCAGCTGGCCGTCCTGGCCGCCAAGGTCGAGGACGCCGTGCGGGCCACCGGTTCCGCCGAGGTGCCCAGCAACGAGGTCGGCCTCGCCATCCTCGGCCCGCTCCGCTACCTCGACGAGGTCGCCTACCTCCGGTTCGCCAGCGTCTACCGGTCCTTCTCCTCGGCCGCGGACTTCGAGAAGGAGATCGCCGAGCTCAAGCGGCTCCGGCCCGACGTCGCCGACAACGGCCCGCCCGCCGGCCCCGACGGCGCAGCCGCCGGGGCGCCGACCGGCTGA